A genomic window from Salvia miltiorrhiza cultivar Shanhuang (shh) chromosome 5, IMPLAD_Smil_shh, whole genome shotgun sequence includes:
- the LOC131025002 gene encoding 60S acidic ribosomal protein P1-like, with protein MSVGELACTYAALILHDDGIPITAEKISTLLKAANLSVESYWPSLFSKLCEKRNVEDLIVNVGAGGGGGAVAVAAPTGAAGGAAAAAAPAAEEKKKEEEKEESDDDMGFGLFD; from the exons ATGTCGGTTGGAGAGCTCGCTTGCACCTACGCTGCTTTGATTCTTCACGACGATGGAATCCCCATCAct GCGGAGAAAATCTCGACACTGCTGAAGGCTGCGAATTTGTCGGTTGAATCGTACTGGCCTAGTCTCTTCTCTAAGCTTTGCGAGAAGAGGAATGTCGAGGATCTTATCGTGAATGTCGGCGCtggtggtggcggtggcgcCGTTGCAGTCGCTGCTCCAACTGGCGCTGCCGGTGGTGCCGCTGCTGCAGCTGCCCCTGCTgcagaggagaagaagaag GAGGAGGAAAAAGAGGAAAGTGACGATGACATGGGCTTTGGTTTGTTTGATTAA